The Mauremys reevesii isolate NIE-2019 linkage group 1, ASM1616193v1, whole genome shotgun sequence genome segment ctccaaataGCGCTGCAAGTGCCataagtgtgaacatgctattgtgcaggcagctgacagtgtgaacactgATGAGACCGGAGTCCCTTTGGACTCCCTTAAGACTAGTCCTTCATTAGGGTGCTACTGACTAATGCTGAGTACTGAGTACTTCCTGCCCTACAAATGGAACACATTGCCTCCAGTGCAGAAAGTTTACCAGCATGCAGTAACATTTCTAACTAGGTGTAACAGGGtcagcacccacctctcatgAGTGCTCCCTTTTCTCTGGCCAATATGCCTGCGATCCCAGTTTTTTCCCCCAgggtggcacccacctctcatgagTGCCCCCCTGCCCAACCTGATGGTTCTCTCAGAGGGACTTCAGCGATTCAGCCTTCTGGCTGAGCCACATACACTGTCTCCCCTTCCAGGGTTTAAAGTCCAAGTTCTTAGCTCAGCCCTGGTATGGGGCTGTAGCCCTGGTATGGGGCTGTAGCTCTCAGGCGTCTCCCAGAGGCACTACCTTCTGCAACCACCCAgccagtccatctagcccagtatcctgtcgtcTGACAGTCGCCAATGCCAGATgcaccagagggaatgaacagaacaggtactcatcaagtgatccatcccctgtcatccattcccagcttttgacAAAAATGGCAGATATGGCagctatgctaaacattcatatgtcccttcatgctttgacttgtaggctctaaagtagtggtgggcaacctgcagcctatCAGGGTAAGCTTATTGTGGactgcgagacattttgctgatgttgactgtcCGCAGACATGGCTCCCCGCAGCTCTCAGTGACTGCGGTTttccgttcctggccaatgggagctgcaggaagcatgACACTATAACCAGAGCTAGCACAGAAGCCAAAACACAAAACTACTCTAGGTTATGGAGAAGGGTTTGCCTTTTGGGACCTTGCTTGCTCAGATTCTCTTGCAATATCACAGAATACAGGCTGAGGAGAATGGAATGGGCTGGACACACAGCAAAAAGCATTGCAGTCAGACTTTGGGTGCATAAGGCACTTCAAGGTGGAAaggtttatttgtttattttattttttgttgtttaaagGCTCAATTAGCATTCCAAGAACCACTGCTGTGCTCTACCCATATCAGGCAACTGTAGCTTTCAGCtcaggttttgttttgttaaggtACCAGGGGAATCAGTGACCTAACAGTCCCATAAGAGTTCTTACTCCCTTTGAAAGCTTTCCCAGCAATTAACCAAGAACagacaatttctcttttttccgGAACTTGGGCTCCTTCTGTCCAAGGACTCTTACCCGACCTTGGCAAACATCAGTCTTCTTCACGGTGACCCTGTACTCAGTCATTGTTCAAGCTTTGCCTAGATGGTTCCCACCAGGGTAATCTCCAAAATATGGGCCACAAGTACAAAACTCAGCCAAATTATACCCCTATGTCCCCAAATTACCTGAAGTTAATATGTAAATGTGGTGCTGCCTTGCTTAGTCCACTCCTCCTGGTCTCCAGCAGATGACAGCAGAGAGCTGACTCTGTTACCTTCCTTCTTTCCTAGGCTTCAGGCCACAGGACTTACCctactgcaggggtaggcaacctgcgacatgcgtgccgaaggcggcatatgagctgattttcagcggcactgacactgcctgggtcctggccactggtccgggagggctctgcattttaatttaattttaaatgaagcttctttagtttagttatatattatagacttatagaaagagatgttctaaaaacgttaaaatgtatgactggcacgcgaaatcttaaattagagtgaataaatgaagactcagcacaccacttctgaaaggatgccgacccctgccctactGACTGACTTCTCTGAGGATTTACAAGTCAAATTGTTAATTAGTTAGCGTTAAAATCAATTAAAAGTGAGCTTTTAAGAAATGCAGCACTTGGCTCATCTTTTCTTTGACTGAATGATCATAATAACAGAGTAAGACAGACAGTTCTAGGTGGTTAAATCTCCTAGAAAACACATGCATAAACGATTTTCAAGAAATTAGATTGTAATTAAGTTAATTTATTAATTATTGATGCCTAATTGTTATAATTCCAGTCATGGATAACTCAGATCCTTCTTAAGTAGTGCCATTGTGATGGTTAGATTCCAAAGGGATGAGCAgccatatatattttaaaaaaaatccaactagATAATGATATCAGAGGTAACAAAACCAATCAAACCTCTTCCTTTTTAGCTAATTTGCCTGCTATAATTCTATTGCTGAAGTGGAGCGGTGGAGAGAGTGGGACGGTGTCAAGAGCTCTCACCAGTACATTTTTTGGCTCCAACTGTCACGAGATTGGCTCCCAGCTGCGACAACTCCTAAGATTTTGTGTAAAATTATGGcttgtgtaaaatggggacaggCACACCTTCCTCACCACTCCTACGAGGTCTGGGGAGGAGCTGAAGAGAAACAATAACTACACAGCCCGGCACTTCGCTATTTATAAAGTCCTGTGCAGACTTATGGCACTTTGTTATTAGAAGAGAGGAcgtgaatagaatagaatagaatagctAGAGAAATAGATAAAAACAGAGGGAAAAGAAGAGAGGGATGGGGAGCATGAGAGAGGGAAAGTAGGAGAAAGAAACAGAAAGACAAACTGGGAGAAGGTGAAACAGGCAGAGGGAAAGtgttggaggggaaagggaaaaaatattCGGGGACAGAGTGAGGTAGGAGAGACACAATGGAACTGCTCTCTTGGCTTGGGTCCCAGCTCCCATCCTTCTGGAACAGCTTCACAACACTTGGCCTCTCTTTTGCTGTCTTTATCCTGCTTTTCGATCACATGAAGCGCAGAAAGAGATGGAAAAACTACCCCCCAGgtcctgtctccttccctttcattGGGAACCTGCTGCAGGTCAATTTCCAGTGTCCTCGCCGTGCTTTAACTGAGGTAAGTGCCAGAGGGACAGATGCCTTTCAGTGACTGGCAGAAAGGGTTGGTGAATAGCACCCATGCCAGATCAGTTTCCGGTTCTTGAGTGGCAGCTGAAGTGCATTTATTATTTACTGCATTGCAGGAAGATTTCAATCTATAAAAGGAGAAAAAGCTAAACAATAAGAGCAAAGCAAAAAAGCATTTTACATTCACCTCGTGAGCTTGTGACATCCCTCTCTCACTGTAATCAGTGTAGGTGGTTGGTTAATTGTTGATCAGTCATACACTATGGAACCGTGTGTACATCGAGATTGTAAATCAGTTTGTTAATATAAAGAAAGCATTGACACTAGATTACACTACTCTAATGGTTGAGAAAGCAGCAATGTAAGTGCCCTATTCTTCATTTGGGCCCTTAAACTAGGACTTGGACACAccctcccaaggtgtgtgtgtaaattggAGAATTACATCATGTTCCCATACACAGCTGTACAGTAGAGCTGGTGGGAATGTTTTCATTTTACCAGTTTTTGGAAAACAAATGCTGGTTTTGATGACTATTCCCCGGGGGTGGCCTTTCAAAGGGAAAATTTGttcactttggaaaatgtttgtTTCGGAGTtcttcatttttaattatttttatattattttgtaaCACATCAGTAGCAGTACTATTCAGAGCGTTATGACCACTGACATGTTATGGATAAAATGTAACTAGACAAATAAAAAAGCCCCATATAACAAAACAGCATTAGAATCCAAACTTCTAgatttcaaaatgacattttgaaacaaaaacttTCCAGAACAGAACTTTTTTGGGAATTTCAGTGTCtgggaaatttgttttcattctgattctaactggaaacaaatttcaaaatgtcaaagtTTCCCGCTGACTAGAAATTGAGTTTTGACCAGCGTGAATGGACAGCCGAGTATTCGTGCAGTGAGACAGTACTTTGAAACCCAACAATGTTCTTTATGGCCAAATAGCAGTTGGGAAATTAaggtggcaggggagagggacACCGATTGCCTTCTCGCTCAAATCCGCACGTCATGATATGAGACCGTGGTATTGAGCTAGATCCCTCCTGCCAGGTTTGGGCATATTCCCTCTTGGGTCTACAGTCTTGCAGGTATTAAGCACTCTGCAGTCAAAGCCCCTGTGCTCTCTGACTTCCACAGACTATGCTGCAGTGTCTCTCATTTTAAGCTACAGCCTTTGTAGCTGTTTTTTCTCTTtaatcctttttttctttttttctccttttctcttttACTTGACAGCTCAGTGAGAAGTTTGGAAAGATCTCCTCTCTTCAGGTTGGATGGAAAAATGTGGTCTTGCTGAATGGATTTGAAGCTGTAAAGGCAGCATTGGTCCAGAGATCAGAAGACTTTGCTGATCGACCACCCTTTTCCTTATTTGACCATATGGGCTATAGAAAAAACTGTGAAGGCAAGTGTCCTTCAAAGTCCAGGGCAAATTTCCCATCTCCTCCATGCACATCAGTTCTTGGGGAGAACAAACAACATGGCTCTGCCTTCAGGGTATATTATGGGTCCTGTACATTGTGggtgtatatacatacacacacgcacaatgTGCACATACAGACACCACTGCCCTTTGCAGGATGGACCGATTGCTAATCTGGTTgttacaggcagggccggctccagacaccagcgcgccaagcgtgcgcttggggcggcgtcctgcgggagggcggcaggcggctccggtggacctcccgcaggcgtgcctgcggagggtctgctggtcccgcggctccaatggacctcctgcagatgtgcctgtggagggtccgctggtcccgcggctccggtggagcatccgcaggcatgcctgcgggaggtccaccggagccgcgggaccagcggaccctccgcaggcacgtctgcaggaggtccaccggagccgcgggaccggcgaccgccagagcaccccccgcggtgtgccgccgtgcttggggcggcgcaaatcctagagccacccctggttacaGGTGAGTAGAAACTGGTTTACAGCCTGACACtgggcttctctccagctgcccCAGGCTGCTGGTGTCACAACATTGCCTTTCAGCAAAATGGATGCCACCAGCAAGAGACTCAAAGGCCAGCTGGCATTATAAACTTTCTTTGAAAACCCGTTTCACAGAGAGCCCCTAGAGTGACAAAAACCGGAAGTACCAGGTCTGGCCCATGGAGCAGTGTTAGGAACTGTTGCTCTAGCTCACACAGCTTCCCAAGGGACCCAAGCCCATTTCTCCCCACAAGTATCACCTTCATGAGCCATGTGTACAgtggcaccagggccggctccagaccccagcgcaccaagcgcgcgcttggggcagcattttgccaggagggcggcaggcggctccggcggacctcccgcaggcatgactgcggagggtccgctggtcccgcggtttcagtggagcatctgcaggcatgcctgcgggaggtccaccaaagccgcgggaccagcggaccctctgcaggcacgtctgcaagaggtcccccggagccgcgggaccggcgactgccagagcgccctgcacggcgcgccgccctgcttggggcggcggaattcctagagccgcccctgagtggcaCCAttaacaggggaaaaaaaattaactaaaaagagcaaatacaacAAAACCAACCCTTTTCCATTTATTACAGCAAGGCGGATGGGGGAGGACAGGTGGCTATTTGACTAGTGTTTCTTTGAAATCCTGCAGGGATAATGATGGCAAGATATGGCCATGGCTGGAGGGAGCTGAGGAGATTCGCACTCTCCACCTTGAGGAATTTTGGGCTGGGGAAGAAATCCCTGGATCAGAGTGTAACTAAGGAAGCTGGATTTCTATGCTCTGCGTTCAGTTCTAAAGATGGTATGTTTGGGAGATTGGAAACTCTCATATCTCTAGTCATAAAGCAGGGAGGGGGGCTCTCAAGAGTAGGGTACATGGAGCTCAAGGGAAGAGCAATtctagaggaggaggaggaggaggaggaagaggagaggttTGCATGTGGAAATGATCCAGCCATTGTGGAAGGGATTCAGCTAAATAGCAAGGTGCAGTGTATTTCCCACTTCCTGTGGTGTTAGAGGGTCTCATTGAATACATCCCCATGTAGTAGCAGGCTGCGATCCTGGTGTGCCTCCTAATCTCTTGGGTTGGTTCTTGTATCTTTTTCAGGCCATCCTTTCAATCCACGCTTCCTCATAAACAGTGccgtcggcaatgtgatgtgctCAATCACTTTTGGCAACCGCTTTGAGTACAACAACGAGAAATTCCAGAGGATGCTACACCTGATAGAGGAGGCTTTCAATATAGGAGCTGGAATCCTGTCCCAGGTAGCCCACAAGAATCTGATTGTCAGTAAAACCGAAACCTCTTGGTTGCCTGGGTGGGTCCGAGGGGGATGAAGAGCTCACGCTCCATACAGTGTTTTAGACAAAGGTGCCATGGTGCTTTTGATGCAGGGATTATGAACCAGTTTGGATAATACAGAAATCTCCTGAAACCCATCAAATACTTTCTGGCTAGGGTTTGCACATGGCTATTTCCCTTGAGTTCCTCTGCATTTTCTAGAGGCAGCTGGGTCAGGAAACGGGACTGCCGAAATGCCCGGAGATAGCCTGGTCtcttaggctttgtctgcacgggcaagtgaaagacaaaacttttgtcattcagaggtgtTAACAAAACACCCccgcaaaagacaaaagttttgtcgatgACAAGCGCtagtgtgaacagcgctttgtcggcAAGAGCACTCTCCTGCCGACAGCACTAACACCACTGTTTGGGgatggaagttttttgtcggcaggagatcTCTTTTCCGCCGACAAAGAGTGGCTACACCGCGCACCTTTTAGCGCTCGActgtagcggcacagccgtgTCACTCAAAGCTGCAtagggtagacatagccttagtattTCTTGGTCAACAAGAAATGTGTACAGGAAATTATTCTAAGGAAGGATTGTTATTGGgagatttccagcccagtttGGATGGACTGGGATGGTTTAGAGATGTTTCCTAATTTGTAAGTGTTTTTCTGAACAGAACATCTAAAACTTAAAAAACCAGCAATAACAACAAAGGCAACCCCAGACTTTAATGGTTTTCAATATAGTAAGAGAACTCTGCGAATATCTTTAGGAAAGGAAGGCATCCAGAACCTCCCACCTTCTCCCAGCTGGGAGCACAAGTGCTTTCGCGCTATGTGATTTTTGCAAGAAGCTGTCAGACTGCATCTTACTACTATCTTCTATATCACACACACATTCTTacaaacaggggtggctccaggcaccagcacgccaagcatgtgcctggggcagcaagccatggggggcgctctgctggttgccgcgagggcggcaggcaggttgccttcagcggcatgcctgtggagggtctgctggtcccgcggcttcggcggacctcctgcaggcgtgccgctgaatccgcgggaccggggacctcctgcaggcaagccgccgaaggcagcctgcctgctgtgcttgggtcagcaaaatacctagagccgccctgctTACAAAAGAATCCTATTAGTACAACCAAGATCAGAGAATGGCGAGTGAGagactttcctctcctccagaaAACCAGGCCTTCAAGGGAACGCCGCCCTTACAGGCCCTTGGCCATCACACTCAATAGATACATCAGGAAAAAGAAGTATATGAGCCCAGCCCATAAGGGTCAGTGACATTTatcctgagtaaggactgcagcatCAGGGCCAGTATTTGTAACATTTAAAATATCTCCAGAGCCCTGAAACAATAAGAAAAGTCTCAACAGTAATCtttccccagcccccaacccttTCACTGTTCTCGTGTTGCCACTGTCATGCCGATAGGAGGCTAGGTAACAACTCAGTAACAGAATTGAGGAGGGTGTTTACTCCTAGAGGTGGTTAGTCAGATGGTTAACTTACATGCAGACAATGTTGGTCACAACACATTGTGTTGCATGGTGGAGGGAACAAGGTAGGGAGCCCAAAATGTTTACCCAGTGTGACGTGGGGGATCTGGCCTGTTGGGAACATTCCATCCCAGTTCCATTTCTTCCCCTGCCGAATATCTGAGAACTGCCTTCCTGATCTAATGCTTTTCCTCTCCTGTCTCTTCCATCCTAGATTCTGGACTTGATGCCTTGGTTGTTGTATATTCCTGGGCCTCATCATAGCATCTTCCAACCCTATATTGATAGCTTTGACATCCTAAGGGAGATTGTGAAGAAGCATAAGGAGACCCGGGATCCAGGCTTTACCAGAGACTTCATTGATGCTTTTCTGGAGGAGATAGAAAAGGTAGGAGGAGACAGACATGGATCCTTGTGGGGTCGTATTTTGCTGTTTGGATATGTGTGCTTGTGATGGAACAACCCGTCAGTTATGCTGAGACCTGGATCCTGCAGGTCCTTTCACCTGAGTGCATGCAGCAGAGAGCACAAGGCTGTTGCTCTCCAGTGCAAGTAGGGACAGCAAGTGGGCACACACATGCAGAAGCACTAGGTGAGTGGAATTAGATATTGAGATCCTCATACACCTGCCCCCTTACACTCAAGGACACATGGAAAAGAAAAGTTCAGGGTGTCTAAGGAGGCCTTGGTTTAAGTGTAACCTCAGCTCACAGATGCGGTGCTTGGTTATTTAACAATTCACCttgtcttccctgcctcttatctCTGTTCCAGTAGCACTTCACTCCCAGCGGAGTGGTATATGGCATGTATGAGAAAATGCCAATCAAAATGCAGTTCCAGATAACTTTTCCAACTATAGCCCCCTAAGATCCAAGGCAGGATCAAGGCCCCACTCTGCTGAGTGCTGTACGAATATACGAGTAGGCACCATCCTGGCCCCGCAGACTTTAGAGTATAGTTTGCTTTATTCTGTGCAATCCCTTTCCTATTATTTACTTGCCTATGTGTGGCAAAGCAGCCCTACCAATACTAGTGAAGTTTTAAACTCTCATCGGTCCTTGGCGGGTTTTCCTGTCAGCATGCATCCCTTACCCAACTGCACAGAGAGACATGGCGAGAAGGTGAAAGTGAAGTTGTGATGCCCAGTCCAACAGTGGCACTGTTGCTAAGTAAACACCAATGACACTATGAAAAGGCACAAAAATCCACATCACTAATTATAGGACATGTACTGATATTGAGGAGTTGCCAGTAGCCTTCTCTTGGCCAGGTCTCATGGCTTATAAACTCATTCTTATTTTCTTTGACTTCTCTGTTGCTTTCATTGAATGATATATTTGTCTGTAACCATGCCTCAGTGGGCCACAACTGAGAATGCCAAactcaggacaaactgctgagaaccagggcaaacacaacccaaaactggtggttattctcccatgagatataccaaaccagcaacaaaagtaaactcctgtttCGCCAccctggctaacaagaagtcataaaagcagcTTCCTTGGGCATTCCAGTTCTTATGTCACCACCAAAATACTGGATTTAAAGGGGAGTgattctttacaaccagtctcattaattaaaaggttcttctgatcccaaaggaccagccacacacccaggttaatatataactcagattttACCCAAAAATCACGCTGATGtcagtcctttagtatctaaaatctaaaggtttatttataaaaagaaagaaagggagagttaaaattggttaaaggaatcaaatacatacaataattgcaaagttattggttcaggcttgtagcaatgatggaataaactgctggcttaagtcaagtgtTTGGCTGCTTCCAAAttattggaaggtcctcagtccattggttagaatgctcccattagtatagtccagaggtttgggcaggaaagaggctggaggaGGATAGAGGCTGGAGCCGGATAGAAGTAAAATGTAGGCATTTCCAGGCCTTTTAtctcttctgccatgtggagggaattcCATTGCTCTTACTGTGGAGAATTACAGCAACAGGAtgaagtttggagtcacatgggcaagtcacatgtccatgtacTTTGCCTAGTCACAGCAGGAAATTCCATTAAGTGTAGATGGATGTCTgccatggtccattgtcagttaaatgtTCTTTCAACGGGCCACTccatttgaatagtccctccaagatgtgcctACCTTGTGGGCGGTACCCCAAGAGCacacatttgaaatccaggtatagcgccaatacttataacttcaaatacaaaaatgatacatgcatacagatagcataatcataaccagcaaaccataaccttttcatagacacctcacttgacaacctttttacaagatttgctgcaaatatataacagtggttgcaacaatgatctatatggtcatattgtaatcagataacgtcacacTGTCCTCCTTTGGTTTCTGTGGTACTGTTTTTTCTTGGTTCTCCTGCTATTGGTTTCTCCCCAACTATTCCTTCAGCATTCCCTGTGGTGGACTCTCCTCCGCTCTTCCACTGTCTGTGGAAGTCATAAAGCCTCTGTCCTTGCCCACTCCCTCTACACTGTAACTCTGAGGAACTTCATCTGCTTTCACAGTTGGAACTTTCATCTCGAGGCTGATAATCAGCAAACCTACCTCAGCTCTCCTGACCCATCTCTCGCTAAGGAGTCCTGTATTTCAGTCCTTCTGACATTTCTTCCTAGGTGACTTGTCCGCAACATAAGTTTAACATAGCTAAAAATGAGATTCTTACTTTTTCCCCAAACCCCTCTTTCTGCTCATCCAGGATCATAAAGCGAGGGTTATCTATGAACCCTTCCTCTCCTTATGCACACATCCAATTTCaaatcttgctgcttcttccTCCACTCTACAGGTTCCTTCTTGTTTATCATATCACATTTAAATCTCTTGTCCTTGCCTTGAAAGTCTTACACAACCCACATTATATCTTGGACATAGTCTCTTAATGCATCACCCCAATAACCCGTGATCTTTCAATGATGGCTGTCTCAATGCCGTGCTCATATAATTCCCCCACAGTTTTCTCTGTGTCTTCTTTCATGCCACCTCATACCACTGAAACACCCTCCAAATTCTGGTCCACTAAGCGATTGCCTTCTCTTCATCCAAATCCCTTCTAAAAATCCACTATTTTCTTCTTGCCCACAAGAAGTAAGTCCATGATTTTAAGCTATTAAAATATCCTTATTATAATTTCCTTTGGACTTCCCATGGCATCCTGTCTATTCTGTATCTCTTGCTTAGATTGTAAAACCTTAAAAGGACTGGATCTGTCTTTATTTCATCTTGTCCAGTGCCAAGCACTTTGACAGCACTTACCTTCAAATAATACCTGGAAATTGAATTAACCTAGAACAACTGAGCCTTAAATAGGAATTGTTACTGCATCTAAAACCATGTATCTGGGATTCTTACTTCACTGAAATGGCCCCATAATACGGTCTTTTTAAACCTTATTTTGTGCTTCTGTGAAATCTAGCATTCTGAGCCTTGAAAGTaatgcaaaaatatttcaaatttcaTTCCCGTACTTCATGAAGCCTTAATGACTCTACCTTTGATCAATGCATGAATTTCCAGTTTGTTTAGCTCTTCTCAGTCAAGGAAGAATCTTGTAACTCATTcatattttgaattctaatccctaCTATGAAGATTTTCAATATTGTGGGCCTGTTTCCCCACTGCCCTATACCTTGTATAAACATGAGCACCAGTTCAAAGggagtgtaaaatgctaccactcTGGTCAGGCATCATCCTCCACTCTGCACGGGTGTCAATGATTATACCAGGTGTGGGGCAACAGGGACTCAGACCCCTATGACTGGAAAATGTGTTATACACCCAAATGTATGCTCCTAGGTAGTACGGtgaattaaagaaaaaacaacaaacccaaGTTTGaggaggaggaatagctcagtggtttgagcattggcctgttaaacccacggttgtgagttcagcccttgagggggccacttagggatcttgggcaaaaatcagtacttggtcctgctattgaaggcggggggctggacttaatgatctttcaaggtcccttccagttctaggagattggtatatctcctattaatTAACTTATATGACAAgcctatttttatttccttcaggCTAAAATGGACCCAGAGAGCACTTTCAATGAGGACAACCTGATCTTTACAGTTTTTGACCTGTTTGGTGCTGCCACTGAAACAACCACTGTAACCCTGTGCTGGGCACTGCTGTACATGCTTCGCTATCCTGATGTCCAAAGTAAGTGATGCAGTTTGGGAGGGCTTATAGatgcttttgtctttcagatgcgACCTCCTGGATTACAGCCAGTAGCATTTACTATTGGACTGAACTACAGTAATGAGGTGGGGATAATTCCACACAATCTCCATCAGGGAGCATTATGTGCTGAGGGGGAAAGCAAAAACCCATAGGGAGAGGGAAAACCCCTGTTAAAGATCTCAGTATGTGCATAGAAACCCACTGCTACTGTTAAGTGCACCTTGTGTCTCCAACAGCTCCTTGCTAAGTTTTCTCTCTCTGGCCACAAATGCTCTAGTCAAGTTTTCGgtaaatgactagtgattttgggcaACTCAGCTTTTGGGTGTTCAACTTGAGATaccttaaaagggcctgattttcagaaggtggctactcagcactttctgaaaatgaggccTCTTGTTAAAATGGACACCTACATATTATGTCACCCACAAGAACTAGTCACTCTGGAAAATCTTGGCCCCTTTCACTTCCACCCTCGATCAACATTTGCCTCTATTGCATAGCCAGACTTTGCTCACGAGTCCCAGTGCCCAGGGCTCTCTTATCAGATGACTTACAACAAGCCTGGACGTAACTTCAGGGATATGTAATAAGAAGCCTTTTCTCAACTCTTTACACAATTTCTTCTTGAAGCAACTATTTCTCCAACACATAAATAGAGAGTCTGCACTCAGCTTAGTCCTAATACCACATAGGACTTCATTCAAGAGGTAAGTATAGTTCAGACACTAAGTGTCACAACCATATAAATAAGTTCAACTGCTGAAGGGAAGGAATCAAACCAAAAACTAGCACTTTCCAAGGgggattttaaaaatgaacagGGCAGTCAAAAAGTCACTATAGTCAGAAGTGAGGATAGGGTAGGGTTGCTTAAGTAGCATCCTGGTTGTTCAAGCCAAAGAGGTATCTGTAAAAACTAAAATGGAAATCCAGCCCAAGTGATGCCAGTAGAAAGAAGGTAGAGAGGTATACTATAACATGGAAATTAGAAGAGGCAAGAGGAAATGTAAAGAACTTATATCCAAAGACATgaaaacaaagacattatttcagtatatcagaagcaggatgTCTGGGAGAATTGGTTTGCTCACAGAACTACCAGGGAGGAATGGGAACAATCAAGGAGGATAAGGACATTAACAAGAAGCTAAATGGTTTCTTTGTATCAGTCCTCACTACAACAGAGAACCTTTGGGGAGATACCTCTGCTATACATTTTCAGGTAGTGATCACAAGGCATAGTCAGAGATAGAATTAACAAAAGAAAAGGTCCTGGAATAAATGGATAAATTTAAGTGCCACCAAGAC includes the following:
- the LOC120384786 gene encoding cytochrome P450 2D14-like; this translates as MELLSWLGSQLPSFWNSFTTLGLSFAVFILLFDHMKRRKRWKNYPPGPVSFPFIGNLLQVNFQCPRRALTELSEKFGKISSLQVGWKNVVLLNGFEAVKAALVQRSEDFADRPPFSLFDHMGYRKNCEGIMMARYGHGWRELRRFALSTLRNFGLGKKSLDQSVTKEAGFLCSAFSSKDGHPFNPRFLINSAVGNVMCSITFGNRFEYNNEKFQRMLHLIEEAFNIGAGILSQILDLMPWLLYIPGPHHSIFQPYIDSFDILREIVKKHKETRDPGFTRDFIDAFLEEIEKAKMDPESTFNEDNLIFTVFDLFGAATETTTVTLCWALLYMLRYPDVQRRVHEEIDKVIGRDRSPEIEDQVNLPYTNAVIYETQRYCDVVFAGVPRRTYRDTEVQGFFIPKGTTVVAVLSSVLRDETVWEKPHEFYPEHFLDADGQFVKREAFLPFSAGRRMCLGEQLARKELFLFFTTLLQHFTFHIPEDQPKPQEDGHYVLIHSPDFYELCAIPR